The Acidimicrobiia bacterium genome has a window encoding:
- a CDS encoding ATP-dependent Clp protease proteolytic subunit, with amino-acid sequence MSQLLVPTVLEQSPRGERAFDLYSRLLKDRVVFLTGAIDEQIANLIVAQLLHLESEDADKDIKLYINSPGGDMNALFAVYDTMQYVHADIETTCVGQAASAAAVLLAAGAPGKRNTLPHSRILIHQPHGGAQGQSVDIEIWAREVIVQRDHMVEILARHSGQTEERVRQDIDRDYILRGADAVAYGLVDHVVEPRELHPTTVSSNGSKPQ; translated from the coding sequence GTGTCCCAACTCCTCGTCCCCACCGTCCTCGAGCAGAGCCCGCGCGGCGAACGCGCCTTCGACCTCTATTCCCGGCTGCTGAAGGACCGGGTCGTGTTCCTCACGGGCGCGATCGACGAGCAGATCGCCAACCTGATCGTCGCCCAGTTGCTGCACCTCGAATCGGAGGACGCCGACAAGGACATCAAGCTCTACATCAACAGCCCCGGCGGCGACATGAACGCGCTCTTCGCCGTCTACGACACCATGCAGTACGTGCACGCGGACATCGAGACGACGTGCGTCGGACAGGCCGCTTCGGCGGCCGCGGTGCTGCTCGCCGCCGGCGCTCCGGGCAAGCGCAATACCCTCCCCCACTCCCGCATCCTCATCCACCAGCCGCACGGCGGCGCGCAAGGACAGTCGGTCGACATCGAGATCTGGGCGCGTGAGGTGATCGTGCAGCGCGACCACATGGTCGAGATCCTCGCGCGCCATTCGGGTCAGACGGAGGAGCGCGTTCGACAAGACATCGACCGCGACTACATCCTCCGCGGCGCCGACGCGGTCGCGTACGGCCTCGTCGACCACGTCGTCGAGCCCCGAGAGCTCCATCCGACCACGGTGTCGTCCAACGGCTCGAAGCCGCAGTAG
- a CDS encoding NAD-dependent epimerase/dehydratase family protein, translated as MRVLVIGGTHLSGPFLVEALVSAGHEVFLCHRGEHEAPLPPEVAHIHGDKADLHGALGSELRALDADVVVHMVAFTRDDGRAFMDTFGGHAGRVVVPSSADVYRAFGRIHRTEPGSPDPVPLREDAPLRERLSIHGEEYEKRWVEAEVLRDTRLPGTVLRYPAIYGPGDRRLSKYVQQMVDDAPVILLEDGEDTWRFARAYAANVAHAALLAVTLDRSAGEVFNVAEQYAYTEREWVEQVAAVVGWHGEIVTQPAGEMPPRPFSGLDWRQDLTLETAKIRTVLGYTEPVDPSDGIRSTVVWERANPPAA; from the coding sequence GTGCGCGTTCTCGTCATTGGCGGTACCCATCTAAGTGGACCGTTTCTCGTCGAAGCACTCGTCAGCGCCGGTCACGAGGTGTTCTTGTGTCATCGGGGCGAGCACGAAGCGCCCCTGCCACCCGAGGTCGCGCACATCCATGGCGACAAGGCAGACCTACATGGTGCGCTCGGCAGCGAGCTCCGCGCGCTCGATGCCGACGTGGTCGTACACATGGTGGCGTTCACGCGTGACGACGGACGCGCGTTCATGGACACGTTCGGTGGGCACGCGGGCCGTGTAGTCGTTCCGAGCAGCGCCGACGTGTACCGCGCGTTCGGGAGAATCCATCGCACAGAGCCGGGCTCTCCCGATCCGGTCCCTCTTCGCGAGGACGCCCCGCTACGCGAGAGGTTGTCGATCCACGGCGAGGAATACGAGAAGCGCTGGGTCGAGGCCGAGGTGCTCCGCGACACGCGTCTCCCGGGCACGGTGCTCCGCTATCCGGCGATCTACGGCCCGGGCGATCGTCGCTTGTCGAAGTATGTGCAGCAGATGGTCGATGATGCGCCGGTCATCCTGCTGGAAGACGGCGAGGACACGTGGCGCTTCGCTCGCGCGTACGCCGCGAACGTCGCGCACGCCGCCCTGCTGGCGGTGACACTCGACCGTTCCGCCGGCGAAGTGTTCAACGTGGCTGAGCAGTACGCGTACACCGAGCGTGAATGGGTCGAGCAAGTGGCCGCGGTCGTCGGTTGGCACGGGGAGATCGTCACCCAACCCGCCGGCGAGATGCCCCCTCGCCCGTTCTCGGGACTCGACTGGCGCCAAGACCTCACGCTCGAGACCGCCAAGATCCGCACCGTGCTCGGCTACACGGAGCCGGTCGACCCTTCCGACGGCATTCGCTCGACCGTCGTGTGGGAACGCGCCAACCCGCCGGCCGCGTGA
- a CDS encoding ClpX C4-type zinc finger protein yields the protein MTKRKRLKQLVRARAAKTGESYTSARRHFPIHPVEEPHMTTPDAHIIARCSFCTRTNHEVAKLIAGPGVYICDDCIRLCNYFLAGEGNAPAAGAERGYAFADWPADRLLSLLPGIARTAHDVVDDLNAQVRRLRDRGVGWDRIGEALGIPAEDAETRFAPVT from the coding sequence ATGACGAAGCGGAAGCGACTGAAACAGCTCGTTCGAGCCCGCGCGGCAAAGACCGGCGAGTCGTACACCTCCGCGCGCCGTCACTTCCCGATCCATCCCGTGGAGGAACCACACATGACCACTCCAGACGCCCACATCATCGCCCGGTGCTCGTTCTGCACGAGGACGAACCACGAGGTGGCGAAGCTCATCGCCGGACCCGGCGTGTACATCTGCGACGACTGCATCCGCCTGTGCAACTACTTTCTCGCCGGGGAAGGCAACGCGCCCGCGGCGGGAGCCGAGCGCGGCTACGCGTTCGCCGACTGGCCCGCCGACCGGCTGCTCTCCCTCCTGCCGGGGATCGCGAGAACCGCACACGACGTGGTGGACGATCTCAACGCACAGGTCCGGCGGCTCCGTGACCGCGGTGTGGGCTGGGACCGTATCGGAGAGGCCTTGGGCATTCCTGCCGAAGATGCCGAGACGCGCTTCGCACCGGTGACGTAG
- a CDS encoding glucose 1-dehydrogenase, whose protein sequence is MTDPRDAFDLDGRVAVVTGAASGIGAASARMLAAVGATVVCADVNADGAERVADAIRSDGGRATAAQCDVSVQTEVDDLVERAAADHGRVDVMANIAGIIHESLVVDTKEDDLDRVLGINLKGVFFGCQAAARVMIGQGSGSIINMSSGAIDVPAPNIVCYAMAKAAVAQLTKTLAVEVGPLGVRVNAIAPGFIITGMTSRHWRQPDGTIDEAVKEQVTMPMRERSTLGRVGEPDDIAYAVLYLACDAASFMTGQILRPNGGVAMP, encoded by the coding sequence ATGACCGATCCACGTGATGCGTTCGACTTGGACGGCCGGGTTGCCGTCGTCACGGGTGCGGCGAGTGGGATCGGTGCGGCGAGCGCACGGATGCTCGCGGCGGTGGGTGCGACGGTCGTGTGCGCCGACGTCAATGCCGATGGTGCCGAGAGGGTTGCTGACGCGATCCGGTCCGACGGTGGCCGGGCGACCGCGGCGCAGTGCGACGTCTCGGTCCAGACGGAAGTCGACGACCTCGTCGAGCGCGCCGCGGCTGACCACGGACGAGTCGACGTGATGGCGAACATCGCCGGCATCATCCACGAGAGTCTCGTGGTCGACACGAAGGAGGACGATCTCGACCGCGTGCTCGGCATCAACCTCAAGGGTGTGTTCTTCGGGTGCCAGGCGGCGGCGCGGGTGATGATCGGGCAGGGCTCGGGCAGCATCATCAACATGTCGTCGGGTGCCATCGACGTGCCCGCGCCGAACATCGTGTGTTACGCGATGGCGAAGGCGGCGGTCGCGCAGCTCACGAAGACGTTGGCGGTCGAGGTGGGTCCGCTCGGCGTGCGCGTCAATGCGATTGCTCCCGGCTTCATCATCACGGGCATGACCAGCCGCCACTGGCGCCAGCCCGACGGCACCATTGACGAAGCTGTGAAGGAACAAGTTACGATGCCGATGCGCGAACGGTCGACGCTCGGTCGAGTCGGCGAGCCCGACGACATCGCCTACGCGGTGCTCTACCTCGCGTGCGACGCCGCGAGCTTCATGACCGGCCAGATCCTCCGCCCCAACGGCGGCGTCGCCATGCCCTGA
- a CDS encoding GDSL-type esterase/lipase family protein, whose product MTAADPVQPYVRGCAWPGTDEIPYPRADPDDLARLPGDTVATARLPVSVRLELIGDAEAVELAYTTRTDDFGYRGPGAGTTFTVVRAGKQVDEQPAVLGEGTVRLGLGGDVSDERAIVYLPEGMQPIVLSISALGGAIEPAPPQRRWIAYGDSIAEGWIASGPVGAWPAVAGRDYELDVVNLGYAGAARGEIVSAEQMAKLDADVISISHGTNCWTRIPFSSSMFRENTRGFLDIVREGHPDIPVVVTSPVLRPDAEATPNRLGDTLGDLRVAMEEVTLERIAAGDAALTLVRGGALLEPHHLPDGIHPGDEGHRVLAAAFGGAVRDALEGT is encoded by the coding sequence GTGACCGCTGCCGACCCCGTGCAGCCGTACGTACGCGGCTGCGCGTGGCCGGGGACCGACGAGATCCCGTACCCGCGGGCCGATCCCGACGATCTCGCGCGCTTGCCCGGCGACACCGTGGCGACGGCGCGGCTTCCGGTGAGCGTCCGGCTCGAGCTCATCGGTGACGCGGAAGCTGTCGAGCTCGCCTACACCACGCGCACCGACGACTTCGGCTACCGCGGTCCGGGTGCGGGTACGACGTTCACCGTCGTGCGCGCCGGGAAGCAGGTCGACGAGCAACCGGCGGTGCTCGGCGAGGGCACGGTCCGCCTCGGACTTGGTGGTGATGTATCCGACGAGCGCGCGATCGTGTACCTGCCCGAAGGGATGCAGCCGATCGTGCTCTCGATCAGCGCTCTCGGCGGCGCGATCGAGCCCGCGCCACCACAGCGACGCTGGATCGCGTACGGCGACTCGATCGCGGAGGGTTGGATCGCGTCCGGCCCCGTGGGTGCGTGGCCTGCGGTCGCGGGCCGCGACTACGAGCTCGACGTGGTGAACCTCGGCTACGCGGGCGCGGCGCGGGGTGAGATCGTGTCGGCGGAGCAGATGGCGAAGCTCGACGCCGACGTGATCTCGATCTCGCACGGCACCAATTGCTGGACGCGCATTCCGTTCTCTTCGTCGATGTTCCGTGAGAACACCCGCGGGTTCCTCGACATTGTGCGCGAGGGGCATCCCGATATCCCGGTCGTCGTGACCAGCCCGGTGCTCCGACCGGACGCCGAAGCCACACCCAATCGGCTCGGTGACACGCTCGGCGACCTGCGCGTCGCGATGGAAGAGGTGACGCTCGAACGCATCGCCGCGGGCGACGCCGCACTCACGCTCGTACGCGGTGGCGCGTTGCTCGAGCCTCACCACCTGCCTGACGGTATCCACCCTGGCGACGAGGGCCATCGTGTTCTCGCGGCTGCCTTCGGTGGTGCCGTCCGCGACGCACTGGAGGGAACATGA
- a CDS encoding SDR family oxidoreductase yields the protein MTRTDDTPVPDYPGLLRLDGKRFVVLGAGQGIGRQASHALASVGARLACVDVDPDLAHDIAAEVDGIGLSGNAIDRADVESLFADATTQLGGIDGVVDIIGMARYANITEMTDEEWDWHFDIVLRHAFLAMQHGARAMEASGGGVMVFVASVSGITSAPRHSAYGAAKAGLMSLVRTGAVELGPSGIRVNAVAPGVVWTPRVSAFLGEEGRGLNTDNTPLRRVAQPADIAAAILFLASDLAAYVTGQTLSVDGGVGAKFPYPMGNL from the coding sequence ATGACCCGCACCGACGACACTCCTGTTCCCGACTACCCGGGCCTGCTGCGCCTCGACGGAAAGCGATTCGTCGTACTCGGTGCCGGCCAGGGGATCGGGCGCCAGGCGTCGCACGCGCTCGCGTCGGTAGGGGCGCGGCTCGCGTGTGTCGACGTCGACCCTGATCTCGCGCACGACATCGCCGCCGAAGTCGACGGTATCGGCCTCTCGGGCAACGCGATCGATCGCGCCGACGTCGAGTCGCTCTTCGCGGATGCCACCACGCAGCTCGGCGGTATCGACGGCGTCGTCGACATAATCGGGATGGCGCGTTACGCCAACATCACCGAGATGACCGACGAGGAATGGGACTGGCACTTCGACATAGTGCTGCGCCACGCGTTCCTGGCCATGCAGCACGGTGCTCGAGCGATGGAAGCGAGTGGCGGCGGCGTGATGGTGTTCGTTGCGTCGGTGTCGGGCATCACGTCCGCGCCCCGTCACTCGGCGTACGGCGCGGCGAAGGCCGGGCTCATGTCGCTCGTGCGGACGGGCGCGGTGGAGCTCGGGCCGTCGGGGATCCGCGTGAACGCGGTCGCGCCCGGTGTGGTATGGACGCCCCGCGTGTCGGCGTTCCTCGGTGAAGAGGGCCGCGGGCTCAACACCGACAACACACCGCTTCGTCGGGTCGCGCAGCCGGCCGACATCGCCGCCGCGATTCTGTTCCTTGCATCGGATCTCGCTGCATACGTCACGGGCCAGACGCTCTCTGTCGACGGCGGCGTCGGGGCCAAGTTCCCGTACCCGATGGGGAACTTGTGA
- a CDS encoding LLM class flavin-dependent oxidoreductase — translation MKLDLLYEIDVPKPWAKPHPYGQREAEQAAYREALEQIKLADTLGFNCSWHVEHHFREGRSHSPAPEVFIGALSQCTEHLRLGFGVTLMPHAFTPPMRVAEKVATADILSEGRIEWGTGRSTPMEQAAFHVPRDESRDQWQEAIEAVVQMWEDEYFEFHGKYLDFPRRMVTPKPVQDPHPPCWMAATSDGSAAVAGKLGLGLLSFSILQPLDRMSQHIAQYREAAANPEPITRVTTNKVAAYTLVHCAETMAQCEANGIWDSVWWWYKNLAEFTLEWEFPNIPESERDSIFPLLKRQIEGNFEAQEFSDADMIIVGDPDHCLQKMLHYAELGVDQLICYVQFGHLEHDTIMRTIELLGTEVIPELERRDVAVDVSVTAS, via the coding sequence ATGAAGCTCGACCTGCTGTACGAGATCGACGTGCCGAAGCCGTGGGCGAAGCCGCACCCGTACGGGCAACGCGAGGCTGAGCAGGCGGCGTACCGGGAGGCGCTCGAGCAGATCAAGCTGGCCGACACGCTCGGCTTCAACTGCTCGTGGCACGTGGAGCACCACTTCCGCGAGGGTCGCTCTCACTCGCCGGCACCCGAGGTGTTCATCGGCGCGCTGTCGCAGTGCACCGAGCACCTGCGGCTCGGCTTCGGCGTCACGCTCATGCCGCACGCGTTCACGCCGCCGATGCGCGTGGCCGAGAAGGTCGCGACGGCCGACATCCTCTCGGAAGGGAGGATCGAGTGGGGCACCGGCCGGTCCACGCCGATGGAGCAGGCCGCGTTCCACGTGCCCCGCGACGAGAGCCGCGACCAGTGGCAGGAGGCAATCGAGGCCGTCGTGCAGATGTGGGAAGACGAGTACTTCGAGTTCCACGGCAAATACCTCGACTTCCCGCGCCGGATGGTCACGCCCAAGCCGGTGCAGGACCCGCACCCACCGTGCTGGATGGCGGCGACCTCCGACGGCAGCGCCGCGGTTGCGGGCAAGCTCGGGCTCGGGCTGCTCTCGTTCTCGATCCTCCAGCCCCTCGACCGGATGTCGCAGCACATCGCGCAATACCGCGAGGCCGCCGCGAACCCGGAGCCGATCACCCGCGTCACCACGAACAAGGTGGCGGCCTACACGCTCGTGCACTGCGCCGAGACGATGGCCCAATGTGAAGCGAACGGCATCTGGGACTCGGTGTGGTGGTGGTACAAGAACCTCGCCGAGTTCACGCTGGAGTGGGAGTTCCCCAACATTCCCGAGAGCGAACGCGACAGCATCTTCCCGCTCCTGAAGCGCCAGATCGAGGGCAACTTCGAAGCGCAGGAGTTCAGCGACGCCGACATGATCATCGTCGGCGATCCCGACCACTGTCTACAGAAGATGCTCCACTACGCGGAGCTCGGGGTCGACCAGCTGATCTGTTACGTGCAGTTCGGCCACCTCGAACACGACACGATCATGCGCACGATCGAACTCCTCGGCACCGAGGTCATCCCCGAGTTGGAACGGCGCGACGTCGCCGTCGATGTCTCGGTGACGGCGTCATGA
- a CDS encoding LLM class F420-dependent oxidoreductase — MKFWASTAFSPPDHYLPLAKAADEAGVHGIMMSDHIFYPRDLSTPYPYSADGKPIWPPETAWPDNWVTIGAMAAVTEQLQFGTSVYIAPARDLFTVAKQVGTAAVLSGNRVNLGVGAGWMREEFAQTGQRYDNRGRRLNEMIAALRALWSGGWVEYHGEHYDFDPLQIEPSPTQPVPIWCGGHSRPALRRAARLCDGWLGNAYPIEECERYVGLLQKELDEAGRAGEPFEIILGVQAAPTPDVCERMAAIGVTGLMCVPWMQMLPDDHGEIAGAQRGTEIGRKIEATHLFAEQVIKPAADI; from the coding sequence ATGAAGTTCTGGGCGTCGACGGCGTTCTCGCCGCCCGATCACTATCTACCGCTCGCGAAGGCCGCCGACGAGGCGGGCGTGCACGGGATCATGATGTCTGACCACATCTTCTACCCGCGCGATCTCTCGACGCCGTATCCGTACTCGGCCGACGGCAAGCCGATCTGGCCGCCGGAGACCGCGTGGCCCGACAACTGGGTGACGATCGGCGCGATGGCCGCGGTCACCGAGCAGCTGCAGTTCGGGACGTCGGTCTACATCGCGCCCGCGCGCGACCTGTTCACCGTCGCCAAGCAGGTCGGCACCGCGGCGGTGCTGTCGGGGAACCGCGTCAACCTCGGTGTCGGCGCAGGTTGGATGCGCGAGGAGTTCGCGCAGACCGGGCAGCGGTACGACAACCGCGGTCGTCGCCTCAACGAGATGATCGCCGCGCTGCGTGCGCTCTGGAGCGGCGGGTGGGTCGAGTACCACGGCGAGCACTACGACTTCGATCCGCTGCAGATCGAGCCGTCGCCCACGCAGCCGGTGCCGATCTGGTGCGGCGGCCACTCACGCCCAGCCTTGCGTCGCGCGGCGCGCCTGTGCGACGGCTGGCTCGGCAACGCGTACCCCATCGAGGAGTGCGAGCGTTACGTCGGCCTGTTGCAGAAGGAGCTCGACGAGGCCGGCCGCGCCGGCGAACCGTTCGAGATCATCCTCGGCGTGCAGGCCGCGCCCACCCCCGACGTGTGCGAGCGGATGGCCGCCATCGGTGTGACGGGCCTCATGTGCGTTCCGTGGATGCAGATGTTGCCCGACGATCACGGCGAGATCGCCGGCGCGCAGCGCGGCACCGAGATCGGTCGCAAGATCGAGGCCACCCACCTCTTCGCCGAGCAGGTCATCAAGCCCGCCGCCGACATCTGA
- a CDS encoding acyl-CoA dehydrogenase family protein: MEIDLPAEDDPRRLEVRAWFTEHPRPTARQLVDAGYVVPHWPLPYGLDAEPELQLIIDDELKRAGVARPMNPIGIGHCGPILVALASDEQKDRYIWPMLTGEDMWCQLFSEPGAGSDLANLSTRAERDGDVYIVNGQKIWTSLADTAKYGILIARTNSNVPKYVGISYFIIPMNLEGIEVRPIRNMTGGAGFNEVFFTDVRVPAENLIGEENRGWGMAKTTLANERVSLSTGGGLQWGHGPSAQDLVALVRDRGGAPNAVLRQRLVGAFIEGEILRYHKLQLISAQVNKQPGPDASLRKALADPHGKRVFNLAKDLMGAHGMLNVDPSLDQEWYQWAGGFLFSPALTVGGGTSEVLRNIISERLLGLPHDPDVEQGKTWAETGGNVTARG, encoded by the coding sequence ATGGAGATCGACCTTCCCGCCGAAGATGATCCGCGCCGCCTCGAAGTGCGGGCCTGGTTCACGGAGCACCCGCGCCCGACGGCGCGGCAGCTTGTCGACGCCGGGTACGTCGTGCCGCACTGGCCCTTGCCCTACGGGCTCGACGCGGAGCCCGAGCTCCAGCTCATCATCGACGACGAGCTGAAGCGCGCCGGAGTCGCGCGCCCGATGAACCCGATCGGGATCGGCCACTGCGGCCCGATCCTCGTCGCGCTCGCCTCCGACGAGCAGAAGGACAGGTACATCTGGCCGATGCTCACCGGAGAAGACATGTGGTGCCAGCTCTTCAGCGAACCGGGGGCGGGATCCGACCTCGCCAACCTCAGCACTCGCGCCGAGCGCGACGGCGACGTGTACATCGTGAACGGACAGAAGATCTGGACTTCGCTCGCCGACACCGCGAAGTACGGGATCTTGATCGCGCGCACCAACTCGAACGTGCCGAAGTACGTTGGCATCTCCTACTTCATCATCCCGATGAACCTCGAGGGCATCGAGGTGCGGCCGATCCGCAACATGACCGGCGGCGCCGGCTTCAACGAGGTGTTCTTCACCGACGTACGCGTGCCCGCCGAGAACCTCATCGGCGAGGAGAATCGCGGCTGGGGCATGGCGAAGACCACGCTTGCAAACGAGCGCGTGTCACTGTCTACCGGCGGTGGTCTCCAGTGGGGGCACGGTCCGAGCGCACAGGACCTCGTCGCGCTCGTTCGTGACCGCGGCGGTGCGCCGAACGCGGTGCTGCGCCAGCGCCTCGTCGGCGCGTTCATCGAAGGCGAGATCCTCCGCTATCACAAGCTGCAACTCATCTCGGCCCAGGTCAACAAGCAGCCGGGCCCCGACGCGTCGTTGCGCAAGGCGCTCGCCGATCCGCACGGCAAGCGTGTGTTCAACCTCGCGAAAGACCTGATGGGCGCCCACGGGATGCTCAACGTCGACCCCTCGCTGGACCAGGAGTGGTACCAGTGGGCCGGCGGCTTCCTCTTCAGCCCCGCGCTCACGGTCGGCGGCGGCACCAGCGAGGTGCTCCGCAACATCATCTCCGAGCGCCTGCTCGGGCTCCCGCACGATCCCGACGTCGAGCAGGGCAAGACCTGGGCCGAGACCGGCGGCAACGTCACCGCGCGCGGCTGA
- a CDS encoding HAD-IB family phosphatase, with the protein MGVRLVVFDLDGTLIRGPTICEVVAEGLGQRDRMRTLEGAGSRPEIVAAREEMATWYRDVPVDTLRALCLDADLAPGALEGCALLRDCGVDLAIASITWRFGVEAMAEMLDIDRCLGTTLHADGRIDHVFAEDKASWIEELGVPHDEIAAVGDGARDLPMLDVVGIPIFVGKEWIHGLPPRTVHLPDADIRDVARVVLE; encoded by the coding sequence ATGGGCGTCCGACTCGTGGTGTTCGACCTCGACGGCACACTCATCCGGGGCCCCACGATCTGTGAGGTCGTGGCCGAGGGCCTCGGGCAGCGTGACCGGATGCGCACCCTGGAAGGCGCCGGATCGCGGCCGGAGATCGTGGCAGCCCGCGAGGAGATGGCTACGTGGTACCGGGACGTGCCAGTTGACACGCTGCGCGCGCTCTGCCTCGACGCCGACCTCGCTCCCGGTGCCCTCGAAGGTTGCGCGCTGCTGCGCGACTGCGGCGTCGATCTCGCGATCGCTTCGATCACCTGGCGCTTCGGGGTGGAAGCGATGGCGGAAATGCTCGACATCGACCGATGCCTGGGCACCACGCTGCATGCCGACGGTCGGATCGACCACGTGTTCGCGGAGGACAAGGCCTCCTGGATCGAGGAGCTCGGTGTGCCACACGATGAGATCGCCGCAGTGGGCGACGGTGCGCGCGACCTCCCCATGCTCGACGTCGTCGGGATCCCGATCTTCGTCGGCAAGGAATGGATCCACGGTCTGCCGCCGCGTACCGTCCACCTGCCCGACGCCGACATCCGCGACGTCGCGCGCGTGGTGCTGGAATGA
- a CDS encoding DUF952 domain-containing protein: MILHFTTKSAWEALAPGGSYVADSLDREGFIHCSYPHQVARVAALAVPGQRDLVLLSIDRAILGNRVRDEPVGGSRFPHVYGPIPIAAISSVVDFPPEPDGSFLLPDSIREQIRVSPDTLDEVLEQTRAVMDGYTGAWWIAGGWAIDARAGRAIREHHDVDVAVLRQDLPSLWTHLRGRDVRIAEPNTWRRWRGAPLEPDEACLWTRVDDGVDLRWQEFSVDPSVVEFLLEPSHAGTWHYRRDPRVSLPLEELGPPGSFLSLPVALLYKAPGPIEQRAANDFETALPLLEPEERDWLAIALETAHPTSPWIAQLRS; the protein is encoded by the coding sequence GTGATCCTCCACTTCACGACGAAGTCGGCGTGGGAAGCACTCGCGCCCGGCGGCAGTTACGTCGCGGACTCGCTGGACCGCGAGGGCTTCATCCACTGCTCGTATCCGCACCAGGTCGCGCGCGTCGCAGCGCTCGCCGTCCCGGGACAACGCGATCTGGTGCTGCTCTCCATCGATCGCGCGATCCTGGGTAACCGCGTTCGTGACGAGCCGGTCGGAGGCAGCCGTTTCCCACACGTGTACGGACCGATACCCATCGCTGCCATCAGCTCGGTCGTCGACTTCCCGCCCGAGCCCGACGGCAGCTTCCTCCTCCCCGACTCGATCCGGGAGCAGATCCGCGTGTCGCCCGACACACTCGACGAAGTGCTCGAGCAGACGAGAGCGGTTATGGACGGTTACACCGGAGCATGGTGGATCGCCGGTGGTTGGGCGATCGACGCGCGTGCGGGTCGTGCCATTCGTGAACACCACGATGTCGACGTTGCCGTCCTGCGCCAAGACCTGCCGTCCCTCTGGACACATCTGCGCGGTCGCGACGTCCGGATCGCCGAGCCGAACACGTGGAGGCGGTGGCGGGGCGCGCCGCTCGAACCGGACGAGGCGTGCCTCTGGACCCGCGTCGACGACGGCGTCGACCTGCGCTGGCAGGAATTCTCGGTCGACCCCTCGGTCGTCGAGTTCCTGCTCGAACCGTCCCACGCCGGAACCTGGCACTACCGCCGCGATCCCCGTGTGTCGCTCCCACTCGAGGAGCTCGGACCGCCTGGTTCGTTCCTCTCGCTCCCGGTCGCGCTGCTCTACAAGGCGCCCGGCCCAATCGAGCAGCGCGCCGCGAACGACTTCGAGACTGCGTTGCCCCTGCTCGAGCCCGAGGAACGCGACTGGTTGGCCATCGCGCTCGAGACCGCCCATCCGACGAGCCCGTGGATAGCCCAGCTCCGATCGTGA
- a CDS encoding VOC family protein encodes MTESVSSPSSPMTGFSHVQLLVTDVRASEQWYTTVLGVERFAADDSIGYVALRHKPSGVAIVLSMREVSVSDGADTALDHLAFAVPDGSILEEWADHLTSAGIDHDGIVLELGKPSLQLRDPDGNAIELVAPAPRSSQALG; translated from the coding sequence GTGACCGAGTCGGTCTCTTCGCCGTCTTCGCCGATGACGGGCTTCTCGCACGTGCAGCTCCTCGTGACCGATGTGCGCGCGAGTGAGCAGTGGTACACGACGGTGCTGGGAGTCGAGCGGTTCGCGGCCGACGACTCGATTGGCTACGTTGCGCTCCGCCACAAGCCGAGCGGAGTGGCAATCGTGTTGTCAATGCGTGAGGTCTCCGTCTCGGACGGCGCCGACACCGCGCTCGATCATCTCGCGTTCGCCGTACCCGACGGCTCGATCTTGGAAGAGTGGGCCGATCACCTCACCAGTGCGGGCATCGATCACGACGGGATCGTCCTCGAGCTCGGCAAGCCGTCTCTGCAGCTGCGCGACCCCGACGGCAACGCCATCGAGCTCGTCGCACCCGCGCCGCGCTCGTCGCAAGCTCTCGGCTGA
- a CDS encoding maleylpyruvate isomerase N-terminal domain-containing protein, whose product MADSLLPDDIVEAANHVAATLAPATDADWSVPAGRLDWDVRTTVLHSASAVTYYSGHLASQTTTWLPLILDMAIDATNEQVLRLLPATARMLAIVAAGSPGTARAYHEGGMADVSGFLAMAVDEVIVHGADAAAGLGLAYDPPEPLARKVLDRLFPWAPRDTPTWLTLLWSNGRASLPGQPDRPQNWGWQCAPLDEWDGEIRVFRRPPVSFELDTETNSWRGVR is encoded by the coding sequence ATGGCCGATTCGTTGCTCCCCGACGACATCGTGGAGGCAGCCAACCACGTGGCGGCGACGCTCGCACCCGCCACCGACGCTGATTGGAGCGTGCCCGCGGGCAGGCTCGACTGGGACGTGAGGACCACGGTCCTGCACTCCGCCTCGGCGGTCACGTACTACTCGGGCCATCTCGCGAGCCAGACGACAACGTGGTTGCCGTTGATCCTCGACATGGCTATCGACGCGACGAACGAGCAAGTGCTCCGGCTACTGCCGGCGACAGCCCGCATGCTCGCGATCGTGGCCGCGGGGTCGCCCGGCACCGCGCGCGCGTATCACGAAGGGGGTATGGCCGACGTGTCCGGCTTCCTCGCGATGGCGGTCGACGAGGTGATCGTGCACGGAGCCGACGCCGCCGCCGGTCTCGGTCTCGCGTACGACCCGCCCGAACCGCTCGCCCGCAAGGTGCTCGACCGGCTGTTCCCGTGGGCGCCGCGCGACACGCCCACCTGGCTCACCCTGCTCTGGTCGAACGGCCGCGCATCGCTGCCCGGCCAGCCTGATCGCCCGCAGAATTGGGGCTGGCAGTGCGCGCCGCTCGACGAATGGGACGGCGAGATCCGCGTCTTTCGGCGCCCACCGGTTTCGTTCGAGTTGGACACCGAAACAAACAGCTGGCGGGGCGTGCGGTAG